ATAAGTTGAAGCCTTGTTTTTAGAAGGTTTTATACGTTTGCGTGTGCTAAAGTTGTCGTTAAATTTTTTCTGAATCAAACTTTCCCAGCGTAATTGGAAGCAAGAATAAGAAAGAATGCTATTGTCGACTTCCCCGTTTCTGATATACCAGTTACTTAGCTAGTggaaatgcgaacgcgaaatttcataatttttctgggatatcgatagatattggggaataaaataagaaaacaacaaattatTGTTCCGATCTTAGGGCGTGggagttttgggcggtttgtgagcgttagagtgggcgtacTAACATGAATCAGAAAACATGATTTTAGCGTTCATACGGGCGGACGGaaggacagacggacatggccaggtggactcggctattgatcctgataagaataaataataataataataaaaataataataataataataatatagtcGAAAACGCTTCCTCCTGCCTGTTACATAACTTTCAGCTTTAAAAATTTAGATGTTATTCATCTGTGCGAAACAAAGCTCTAACACCCATACTTTTGGCATACAATTGACATGATAAATATATGTAGGTTTCAGTAGTAACATAGCAAAtacatttgtttataatttaatgTTCCTTACCGCCCGTTTCACAATTACCGCTATGTGTCGACGCTAGCTTGGCTTACTGCactaaatatttgtataatttcAGAAGGCGGTTTggttaatatataatataaaaagttaaatattatttattacgaATACCATGTCAAGGTTGAGTACAGGCCTGCAGCTAACAGATATAGATGATTTTATTACGCCCTCACAGGTTTGAAACAATAATATACCAAAAAAGCTTAATTCCAATTTAATTGTACTCAGATATGTATTAAGCCCGTGCAAATAGATAAGGCAAGGTCAAAAACTGGGGCAAAGATCAAGATAAAAGGTGACAGCTGCTTTGAGGAATCAGAGGTAAGCTTCTCGAGGGCGtccatttttaattgattgaAATGGTTTCGTTACAGAGTGGAAATCTAAAACTTAATAAAGTTGATATTTCCCTGCAAGACTGTCTTGCGTGCTCCGGTTGCATCACTTCAGCTGAAGAAGTTCTGATCACGCAGCAGAGCCAAGAAGAGTTGCTTAAGGTCCTTCAAGAGAATTCAAAGAATAAGGCCTCTGAGGACTGGGATAATGTGCTTACGATCGTAATCACCCTTGCCACCCAGCCTCTACTAAGCTTGGCCCATCGCTATCAAATAGGTGTGGAGGATGCTGCCCGTCATCTTAATGGGTATTTTCGCAGTTTGGGTGCGGACTATGTTTTGTCCACTAAGGTGGCGGACGATATCGCGCTGCTCGAATGCCGTCAAGAATTTGTAGATAGGTACCGCGAAAATGAGAACTTGACCATGCTTAGCTCCTCTTGTCCGGGGTGGGTTTGTTACGCGGAGAAAACACACGGAAACTTCATATTGCCTTACGTTTCCACTACGCGATCTCCTCAGCAAATAATGGGAGTGCTTGTGAAGCAAATCCTTGCCGATAAGATAAATGTTCCTGCGTCACGAATATACCATGTGACCGTGATGCCTTGCTACGACAAGAAGCTTGAGGCCTCTCGAGAGGACTTTTTCAGCAAGGCAAATAACTCACGCGACGTAGACTGTGTAATCACTTCAGGTTGTTTGAGAGCCAAAAATTTGAcctaatattaatataatatatctTTGCAGTCGAGGTGGAACAGTTGCTCAGTGAGGCTCAGCGTCCGCTATCGCAGTACGATCTCTTTGATTTAGACTGGCCATGGTCTAATGTACGCCCAGAATTCATGGTATGGGCTCACGAGAAGACGCTATCTGGCGGTTACGCAGAACACATATTTAAGTTCGCCgcaaaacatatttttaacgAAGATTTAACAACAGAGTTGGAATTCAAACAGCTCAAAAACCGCGACTTTAGAGAAATTATACTTAAACAGAATGGCAAAGCTGTGCTGAAATTTGCTATTGCTAACGGTTTCCGGAACATACAAAACTTGGTACAAAAACTGAAGCGTGAAAAGCTATCAAACTACCACTTTGTTGAGGTAATGGCATGTCCCTCAGGCTGCATAAACGGAGGAGCACAAATACGCCCCACTACCGGACAACACGTTCGCGAGCTTACTCGGAAACTGGAGGAATTATACCACAACCTTCCACGGTCCGAACCCGAAAACTCATTAACAAAACATATTTACAATGACTTTTTAGACGGCTTTCAAACTGATAAATCGTATGAGGTGCTGCACACCCGTTATCATGATGTAGTATCTGACCTCAGTATATCGCTTAATATAAATTGGTGAACGTATTGTGCTTGATTATATCTTTCAGTATATCGACAGTTTCGGTAAAGGAATAAGGCAcgcaaacaaatatttaaaattaaaaaaaactcaTTTAAACGGGGTGAGATAGTGACAATGCCCTGTTGAAATCAAAAACTGTAAGATATCGAATAATATGATAAAATagatttcttatttatttaagaaactattttcgggaaatcaaaaattaaaaaaaaaaaattgttaagTATGGGCTGTTTAATAAAAACTGGAGGTGCTTCTTCTAACGCATCAGTGACATTTCGTGAAAGGCTTTTGTAAGGTTATTGGGAACATGGTGCGAAATCAACGGAAACAAGAGAGAAGGCAATATTCGAGATCCCAGAGAAAATGTCTatgtgcgtacttgtgctaGAATCCCAGTCGGAAGATCGGAACGTATCcaggaaaaaaaatattagagAGTGCTTTTGTTTACACACGACAAcgaaacaatttattttttccgCAATAAAGAAGCTTAGTAGAAGCATTCATAATGCAGTTATATGTACTTTTTTGTTAAGGAAAATAAAAGCTCGTAGTTTGCcgatttcatatatttttacaATCATGCACATTCGGGTACAAGCCTAACCACGTTTTGTCTACACAAACTGTTTGCATAATtataagaatatttttttcagttatattttttatacaatGTCCtcattttaaaattgtgaatataaacataaatatttttttgaaatgaattcTCTGGTCTCACAGCCGCCTAaatttgttatttgtaaaTATGCCAATTTTTCAGACACCTTGCTATTGCTCAAAAATATCGGACAAAAAGGCATATTAGTTCATTATgcaaacatacatattttttacaaTAAATGTGTACGCACATACATCATACAAATATgttaaacaaaatcaaaagtgtgggcgtggcagttttgtgcggtttgggggcgtggtaacatgggttAACAAACTGCCGCTGAGTCTTTGCCCCAAGAACCTGTTTGAACGTTATTGTATAAAATCCCCTTATTAATTGCCCACCTCATAAAGTAAAACCGCGACTAAggtatataataaaatatcaaaGCAGTCTGT
This genomic interval from Drosophila mauritiana strain mau12 chromosome 2R, ASM438214v1, whole genome shotgun sequence contains the following:
- the LOC117136551 gene encoding probable cytosolic Fe-S cluster assembly factor GD17698 isoform X1 → MSRLSTGLQLTDIDDFITPSQICIKPVQIDKARSKTGAKIKIKGDSCFEESESGNLKLNKVDISLQDCLACSGCITSAEEVLITQQSQEELLKVLQENSKNKASEDWDNVLTIVITLATQPLLSLAHRYQIGVEDAARHLNGYFRSLGADYVLSTKVADDIALLECRQEFVDRYRENENLTMLSSSCPGWVCYAEKTHGNFILPYVSTTRSPQQIMGVLVKQILADKINVPASRIYHVTVMPCYDKKLEASREDFFSKANNSRDVDCVITSGFEVEQLLSEAQRPLSQYDLFDLDWPWSNVRPEFMVWAHEKTLSGGYAEHIFKFAAKHIFNEDLTTELEFKQLKNRDFREIILKQNGKAVLKFAIANGFRNIQNLVQKLKREKLSNYHFVEVMACPSGCINGGAQIRPTTGQHVRELTRKLEELYHNLPRSEPENSLTKHIYNDFLDGFQTDKSYEVLHTRYHDVVSDLSISLNINW
- the LOC117136551 gene encoding probable cytosolic Fe-S cluster assembly factor GD17698 isoform X2, which gives rise to MSRLSTGLQLTDIDDFITPSQICIKPVQIDKARSKTGAKIKIKGDSCFEESESGNLKLNKVDISLQDCLACSGCITSAEEVLITQQSQEELLKVLQENSKNKASEDWDNVLTIVITLATQPLLSLAHRYQIGVEDAARHLNGYFRSLGADYVLSTKVADDIALLECRQEFVDRYRENENLTMLSSSCPGWVCYAEKTHGNFILPYVSTTRSPQQIMGVLVKQILADKINVPASRIYHVTVMPCYDKKLEASREDFFSKANNSRDVDCVITSVEVEQLLSEAQRPLSQYDLFDLDWPWSNVRPEFMVWAHEKTLSGGYAEHIFKFAAKHIFNEDLTTELEFKQLKNRDFREIILKQNGKAVLKFAIANGFRNIQNLVQKLKREKLSNYHFVEVMACPSGCINGGAQIRPTTGQHVRELTRKLEELYHNLPRSEPENSLTKHIYNDFLDGFQTDKSYEVLHTRYHDVVSDLSISLNINW